In one window of Zhihengliuella sp. ISTPL4 DNA:
- a CDS encoding SDR family NAD(P)-dependent oxidoreductase, translated as MTARTIVLTGASDGIGAAAARQLAGSPHRLLLVGRSPEKMRAVADETGAEWFTADFARLDDVHALAAQLADAAGATGIDVLANNAGGIFGDRTPTVDGHEKTMQVNHLAPFLLTSLLLPQLLAARGAVVNTSSVAHRLFGHLDVDDLDNTRRYSPNKAYGDAKLANVLMAKSLHEKFHAQGLSAVAFHPGTVATNFAAESSSIMRLVYRTPLRRLVLIGSDRGGATLRWFLEGTPGETWSSGEYYDERVLTTRVNPQVNDPALAEALWQRTAELVGVSGA; from the coding sequence GTGACCGCGCGCACCATCGTCCTGACCGGAGCCTCCGACGGCATCGGCGCCGCCGCCGCCCGTCAGCTCGCCGGGTCCCCGCACCGCCTGCTCCTCGTCGGACGCTCGCCCGAGAAGATGCGCGCCGTGGCGGACGAGACCGGCGCGGAGTGGTTCACCGCCGACTTCGCGCGCCTCGACGACGTGCACGCCCTCGCCGCACAGCTCGCGGACGCGGCGGGTGCGACGGGCATCGACGTTCTGGCCAACAACGCCGGGGGCATTTTCGGCGACCGGACGCCCACGGTCGACGGGCACGAGAAGACCATGCAGGTCAATCACCTCGCCCCGTTTCTGCTGACGAGCCTCCTGCTCCCGCAGCTGCTCGCCGCCCGCGGGGCGGTCGTGAACACCTCCAGCGTCGCCCATCGCCTGTTCGGACACCTCGACGTCGATGACCTCGACAACACCCGCCGGTACTCCCCGAACAAGGCCTACGGCGACGCCAAACTCGCGAACGTCCTGATGGCGAAGAGCCTGCACGAGAAGTTCCATGCGCAGGGGCTCAGCGCGGTGGCCTTCCACCCCGGCACCGTGGCGACGAACTTCGCCGCCGAGTCGTCGAGCATCATGCGCCTCGTCTACCGCACCCCGCTGCGCCGCCTCGTCCTCATCGGCAGCGACCGCGGCGGCGCGACGCTCCGCTGGTTCCTCGAGGGCACACCGGGCGAGACCTGGAGCTCCGGCGAGTACTACGACGAGCGCGTCCTCACCACCCGCGTGAACCCACAGGTCAACGACCCCGCTCTCGCCGAGGCCCTCTGGCAGCGCACCGCCGAGCTCGTCGGCGTGTCCGGGGCCTGA
- a CDS encoding peptidase C14, with translation MTQLDTTTETAAMRSRRMLLAGFGAAALGGVAAIGTPAAAQAAGPAVPQESSGSKNVAHGGLATALATRKGKDGDLVRTSGYTTPGDGGDGLYRFVKKDAPAANGGTVLAGPKGGAWVLVHDGTVDFRKFGIMDASVPADDALDAMVGDARVRRVEAHTDLNFVRRHTFSRSNIAFDFGHHLMTTEGIENAGKDDPFAAVMFFRGEVTDAVQEAKLGEDVPDLADVFPVADSSFFAVGEWYAAEVNALSGRWERELQRLVQVTQIVDGRHIRVNYKNGWPLGKDRTMTWRHVKPVQDVTVSNLKFLGKGTDEYTGSHPLAFEYAVRCDVDHIDGTATFWPLIQRRWNTYFTTESCTLKNPTSVTWGGAGYLTQQIYCLYGYVANCHTANARHLNDFTASAYCLVENCHGDGDDQGPFVTHGQYEHDLTYTGNSGLMTFANSGAAWGSAAKRITVRKHVCSWFVARVRIIDLTLEDVQVIGKPSLSGSGMLWINADGAQLRGCTASDTLIITQASDNSARPTVIADSHFTFVAPGELTNATVTTPVTFVDTVLDRVGGMTINGPGAVTFRGSTLTAADDAAPIASATAKLRIEGSTLRNARIAAASKDRQVVEIAGSEVSAKGGMTVSRTGAGELHLTLADSTFRAEGSTTHVAVTSGATHYRAVGNRFDGGSLELRDDAFGAGSTLLHTGNVEASVTRTAFPAEGDRVVDTANLVVG, from the coding sequence ATGACCCAGCTGGACACCACCACCGAGACCGCGGCGATGCGCAGTCGACGGATGCTGCTCGCCGGTTTCGGCGCCGCCGCCCTGGGCGGCGTCGCGGCGATCGGCACCCCCGCCGCTGCCCAGGCCGCGGGGCCCGCCGTGCCGCAGGAGTCGTCGGGCTCGAAGAACGTCGCGCACGGCGGCCTCGCCACCGCCCTCGCGACGCGCAAGGGCAAGGACGGCGACCTCGTCCGCACGAGCGGCTACACCACTCCCGGCGACGGCGGCGACGGGCTCTACCGCTTCGTGAAGAAGGACGCCCCCGCGGCCAACGGCGGCACGGTGCTCGCGGGGCCGAAGGGGGGTGCCTGGGTGCTCGTGCACGACGGCACGGTCGACTTCCGGAAGTTCGGCATCATGGACGCCTCCGTGCCCGCGGACGACGCGCTCGACGCGATGGTGGGCGACGCCCGCGTGCGGCGCGTGGAGGCGCACACCGACCTCAACTTCGTCCGCCGGCACACGTTCTCCCGGTCGAACATCGCCTTCGATTTCGGACACCATCTGATGACGACCGAGGGCATCGAGAACGCGGGGAAGGACGATCCCTTCGCGGCCGTCATGTTCTTCCGCGGCGAGGTGACCGACGCGGTGCAGGAGGCGAAGCTCGGTGAGGACGTGCCCGACCTCGCCGACGTCTTCCCCGTCGCCGACTCGTCGTTCTTCGCGGTCGGGGAGTGGTACGCCGCCGAGGTCAACGCGCTGTCGGGCCGCTGGGAGCGCGAGCTGCAGCGGCTGGTGCAGGTGACCCAGATCGTCGACGGTCGGCACATCCGCGTGAACTACAAGAACGGCTGGCCGCTCGGCAAGGACCGCACGATGACGTGGCGGCACGTGAAGCCGGTGCAGGACGTGACGGTGTCGAACCTGAAGTTCCTGGGTAAGGGGACGGACGAGTACACGGGGTCGCACCCGCTGGCCTTCGAGTACGCGGTGCGCTGCGACGTGGACCACATCGACGGGACGGCGACCTTCTGGCCGCTGATCCAGCGCCGGTGGAACACGTACTTCACCACGGAGAGCTGCACGCTGAAGAACCCGACCTCCGTCACCTGGGGAGGGGCGGGCTACCTCACGCAGCAGATCTACTGCCTGTACGGGTACGTCGCCAACTGCCACACCGCCAACGCCCGGCACCTCAACGACTTCACCGCGAGCGCCTACTGCCTCGTGGAGAACTGCCACGGCGACGGTGACGATCAGGGGCCGTTCGTCACGCACGGCCAGTACGAGCACGACCTCACGTACACGGGCAACTCGGGGCTCATGACGTTCGCCAACTCCGGGGCCGCGTGGGGGTCGGCGGCCAAGCGCATCACCGTCCGCAAGCACGTGTGCTCCTGGTTCGTGGCGCGGGTGCGCATCATCGACCTGACGCTGGAGGACGTGCAGGTGATCGGGAAGCCCTCGCTGTCCGGCTCAGGAATGCTGTGGATCAACGCGGACGGCGCGCAGCTCCGCGGCTGCACCGCCTCGGACACGCTCATCATCACCCAGGCATCCGACAACTCCGCCCGACCGACGGTGATCGCCGACTCACACTTCACGTTCGTCGCTCCCGGCGAGCTCACCAACGCGACGGTGACGACGCCGGTGACCTTCGTCGACACGGTCCTCGATCGCGTGGGCGGCATGACGATCAACGGGCCTGGTGCGGTCACCTTCCGCGGCTCGACCCTCACCGCGGCGGACGACGCCGCCCCCATCGCCTCGGCGACAGCGAAGCTGCGCATCGAAGGCTCCACGCTCCGCAACGCCCGCATCGCGGCAGCATCGAAGGACCGTCAGGTCGTCGAGATCGCGGGTTCCGAGGTGTCCGCGAAGGGCGGGATGACGGTGTCGCGGACGGGCGCCGGCGAGCTGCACCTGACGCTGGCCGACAGCACGTTCCGGGCCGAGGGATCGACGACGCACGTCGCGGTGACCAGCGGTGCGACCCACTACCGCGCGGTCGGCAACCGGTTCGATGGCGGTTCGCTGGAGCTCCGCGACGACGCCTTCGGCGCCGGGTCGACGTTGCTGCACACCGGCAACGTCGAAGCGAGTGTCACGCGCACGGCGTTCCCCGCCGAGGGCGACCGGGTCGTCGACACCGCCAACCTCGTCGTCGGCTGA
- a CDS encoding GNAT family N-acetyltransferase, translating into MSVVVVRSARAEDQSALAALWAAAFTPPLAPDQWLVDDARLSHTLVAEDEDGVCGSIYGLPKRLRETDGGVAQVHAIGSVAVAERARGRGLARRLVAATLDAAGDADWALLFTGTPDVYRSSGFTTFSMPRTMAGPWTASATAGEPVSITRESVGLGVLGPVREVYERSRTGEVVLAPVRSDRDWTMAEVRLRGTTLYRLEAAHATVGYAVAEVRDGVGLLHESATDPSAADPAAVGRAVLDAVAADWAAAGVRTCELAVPALAAEERAVRAFAPAAVRQDDRTGMIRPLRREARVDGIRHFTAGDYF; encoded by the coding sequence ATGAGCGTCGTGGTCGTGCGGTCGGCGCGCGCGGAGGATCAGTCCGCCCTCGCGGCGCTCTGGGCGGCCGCCTTCACGCCGCCCCTCGCACCCGACCAGTGGCTCGTGGACGACGCGCGGCTCAGCCACACCCTCGTCGCGGAGGACGAAGACGGCGTGTGCGGGTCGATCTACGGACTGCCGAAGCGCCTGCGGGAGACGGATGGCGGTGTGGCGCAGGTGCACGCGATCGGCAGTGTGGCGGTCGCCGAGCGGGCTCGCGGTCGGGGGCTGGCCCGCCGGCTCGTGGCCGCCACCCTGGACGCTGCGGGTGACGCCGACTGGGCCCTGCTGTTCACCGGAACCCCCGACGTGTACCGGTCGAGCGGCTTCACGACCTTCTCGATGCCCCGCACGATGGCCGGGCCGTGGACCGCGTCGGCGACGGCCGGGGAGCCGGTCTCGATCACGCGCGAGTCCGTGGGCCTCGGTGTCCTCGGTCCGGTCCGCGAGGTCTACGAGCGCTCCCGCACGGGTGAGGTCGTGCTCGCTCCGGTGCGCAGCGACCGCGACTGGACGATGGCGGAGGTGCGGCTGCGGGGCACGACCCTGTACCGGCTCGAGGCGGCGCACGCCACGGTCGGCTATGCGGTGGCCGAGGTGCGCGACGGTGTCGGCCTGCTGCACGAGAGCGCGACCGACCCTTCGGCGGCCGATCCGGCCGCGGTGGGTCGCGCCGTGCTGGACGCGGTGGCCGCGGACTGGGCCGCGGCAGGCGTCCGCACCTGCGAGCTGGCCGTCCCCGCGCTCGCCGCCGAGGAGCGCGCCGTCCGCGCTTTCGCTCCGGCGGCCGTGCGGCAGGACGACCGCACCGGGATGATCCGGCCGCTGCGCCGCGAGGCCCGCGTGGACGGCATCCGCCACTTCACGGCGGGCGACTACTTCTGA
- a CDS encoding NAD-dependent epimerase/dehydratase family protein: protein MTQYAFASEAELEEALATPSDGLVADLAQGSGDLVILGAGGKMGPTLAMLARRGLDAAGRTDDAVYAVSRFGDAAIRERLEAAGVRVVPFDLIENDDLSGLPDAPNVVFMVGAKFGAATNASWAWEVNAALPDRIARRYRDSAISVLSTGNVYPFVPAASGGAAEETTPAPIGEYAQSCLGRERVFEFGAQERGTKVAIIRLNYAVDLRYGVLADIGSAVHAGEPVSVATANVNVIWQGYANEVVLRSLVHASTDPFVINLTGPELLSVSSIAHRFGELFEQEVEIVDEPQPTALLSDARRCMALFGYPSVSAEELIRMQAGWIRDGLPMIAKPTKWAVRDGKF, encoded by the coding sequence ATGACGCAGTACGCATTCGCCTCCGAGGCCGAGCTCGAGGAGGCGCTGGCCACCCCGAGCGACGGGCTCGTGGCCGACCTCGCCCAGGGCTCCGGAGACCTCGTGATCCTCGGCGCCGGCGGCAAGATGGGCCCGACCCTGGCGATGCTCGCCCGGCGCGGCCTGGACGCCGCCGGTCGCACCGATGACGCGGTGTACGCGGTCTCCCGCTTCGGCGATGCCGCCATCCGCGAGCGCCTCGAGGCCGCGGGGGTCCGCGTCGTGCCGTTCGACCTCATCGAGAACGACGACCTCTCCGGTCTCCCCGATGCCCCGAACGTGGTGTTCATGGTGGGCGCGAAGTTCGGTGCCGCGACCAACGCCTCCTGGGCGTGGGAGGTCAACGCGGCTCTGCCCGACCGCATCGCCCGCCGGTACCGGGACAGCGCGATCTCGGTGCTCTCCACCGGGAACGTCTACCCGTTCGTCCCCGCCGCCTCGGGCGGCGCCGCCGAGGAGACCACGCCCGCGCCGATCGGCGAGTACGCGCAGTCCTGCCTCGGGCGGGAGCGCGTGTTCGAGTTCGGGGCGCAGGAGCGCGGCACGAAGGTCGCGATCATCCGTCTGAACTACGCCGTCGACCTCCGCTACGGGGTGCTCGCCGACATCGGCAGCGCCGTGCACGCGGGGGAGCCGGTGTCCGTCGCCACCGCCAACGTCAACGTGATCTGGCAGGGCTACGCGAACGAGGTCGTGCTGCGGAGCCTCGTACACGCCTCCACCGACCCCTTCGTCATCAACCTCACCGGACCGGAGCTGCTCAGCGTCTCCTCGATCGCCCACCGCTTCGGCGAACTGTTCGAGCAAGAGGTCGAGATCGTCGACGAGCCGCAGCCGACCGCGCTGCTCAGCGACGCGCGCCGCTGCATGGCCCTGTTCGGCTACCCGTCCGTCTCCGCCGAGGAGCTGATCCGCATGCAGGCCGGCTGGATCCGCGACGGGCTGCCGATGATCGCCAAGCCCACCAAGTGGGCCGTGCGGGACGGGAAGTTCTGA
- a CDS encoding GntR family transcriptional regulator: protein MRSVSDQNIAEQVADEIRAAIHSGELAPGERLVERKLADRLGVSHIPVREALTRLAEERLITREPRRGARVAQLSAQDLEEISSLRIVLEQFMAIRVQERWSDESAARLEAIIQAMADAAPGDVAEVLRQDRLFHETLADLAEHRFLDELSAQLRGRIAGFIQAANSALDPAEQEEHVRSHQQIVDAIATGDPEQARAVIAEHVTRAVRRITPTAE, encoded by the coding sequence ATGCGCAGCGTGTCGGATCAGAACATCGCCGAGCAGGTCGCGGACGAGATCCGGGCGGCGATCCACTCCGGGGAGCTCGCCCCCGGCGAGCGCCTCGTGGAGCGCAAGCTCGCGGACCGTCTCGGCGTCAGCCACATCCCCGTGCGGGAGGCCCTGACCCGGCTCGCCGAGGAGCGCCTCATCACCCGCGAGCCCCGCCGCGGCGCCCGCGTCGCCCAGCTCAGCGCGCAGGATCTGGAGGAGATCTCGAGCCTGCGAATCGTGCTCGAGCAGTTCATGGCGATCCGGGTGCAGGAGCGGTGGAGCGACGAGTCGGCTGCCCGGCTCGAGGCCATCATCCAGGCGATGGCGGATGCGGCTCCGGGCGACGTGGCCGAGGTCCTGCGCCAGGACCGCCTCTTCCACGAGACCCTCGCCGACCTCGCCGAGCACCGGTTCCTCGACGAGCTCAGCGCCCAGCTCCGCGGCCGGATCGCCGGCTTCATCCAGGCGGCCAATTCGGCTCTCGACCCCGCCGAGCAGGAGGAGCACGTGCGCAGCCACCAGCAGATCGTCGACGCGATCGCCACCGGCGATCCGGAGCAGGCGCGCGCCGTGATCGCCGAGCACGTGACCAGGGCCGTCCGCCGCATCACGCCGACGGCCGAGTGA
- a CDS encoding MFS transporter — protein MSGRETVAQARAAEDAVGAAAMKKAIWRLGPFLGLLYLVAYIDRNNAGFAKLEMTAALQITEAAFGFAAGIFFIGYLLFEVPSNLLLEKFGARKWIARIMISWGIVAALTAFVQDATQFAIARFILGIAEAGFFPGVLLYLTLWFPRQYRTQVLAVFVLSNPIANAVAAPLSGWMLELHGLWGLDGWQLVFLLQGIPAVLLAFVVFFWLPDRPQDARWLNPAEQRWITDTLAAETEATEQRHGRLRLGEVFRNGRLWTLIVLFFGVVFGAYGLGMWLPTIVKSMGDFSNATTGWLVALPNLCAALVMLPWERAARRQGNIPLQIGITLSITALSLIAAVAAQGTPVLALAALCVGMSALFSTTPLFWSLPPMVLTGTAAAAGLAFINSVGNLAGFAGPYAIGWISETTGSAVWGLLLISGLTLLGATIAFVLSRRADFTVPAALRDAAETTSVRRKRSRS, from the coding sequence ATGTCCGGCAGAGAGACGGTGGCGCAGGCGCGCGCCGCGGAGGACGCGGTGGGAGCCGCCGCCATGAAGAAGGCGATCTGGAGGCTGGGACCGTTCCTGGGCCTGCTCTACCTCGTCGCCTACATCGACCGGAACAACGCCGGCTTCGCGAAGCTCGAGATGACCGCCGCCCTCCAGATCACCGAGGCCGCCTTCGGTTTCGCGGCGGGGATCTTCTTCATCGGCTACCTGCTTTTCGAGGTGCCGAGCAACCTGCTCCTCGAGAAGTTCGGGGCCCGCAAGTGGATCGCCCGCATCATGATCTCGTGGGGCATCGTCGCCGCGCTGACCGCGTTCGTCCAGGACGCGACGCAGTTCGCGATCGCGCGCTTCATCCTCGGCATCGCGGAGGCCGGGTTCTTCCCCGGCGTCCTGCTCTACCTCACGCTGTGGTTCCCGCGGCAGTACCGCACGCAGGTGCTCGCCGTCTTCGTGCTCTCGAACCCGATCGCCAACGCGGTCGCCGCTCCGCTGTCCGGCTGGATGCTGGAGCTGCACGGGCTGTGGGGCCTGGACGGCTGGCAGCTCGTCTTCCTGCTGCAGGGAATCCCTGCCGTGCTGCTCGCCTTCGTCGTGTTCTTCTGGCTCCCCGACCGCCCGCAGGATGCCCGCTGGCTGAACCCCGCCGAGCAGCGCTGGATCACCGACACGCTCGCCGCCGAGACCGAGGCGACCGAGCAGCGGCACGGGCGCCTGCGCCTGGGTGAGGTCTTCCGCAACGGCCGCCTCTGGACGCTCATCGTGCTGTTCTTCGGTGTCGTCTTCGGCGCCTACGGACTGGGGATGTGGCTGCCGACGATCGTGAAGAGCATGGGCGACTTCTCTAACGCGACCACCGGGTGGCTGGTGGCGCTGCCGAATCTGTGCGCGGCCCTCGTGATGCTGCCGTGGGAGCGCGCCGCCCGGAGGCAGGGCAACATCCCGCTGCAGATCGGCATCACGCTCAGCATCACCGCCCTCTCGCTCATCGCGGCGGTCGCGGCACAGGGCACGCCGGTGCTCGCGCTCGCGGCGCTGTGCGTCGGGATGTCGGCGCTCTTCTCGACGACCCCGCTGTTCTGGAGCCTGCCGCCGATGGTGCTCACCGGCACGGCGGCCGCGGCCGGTCTCGCCTTCATCAACTCGGTCGGCAATCTCGCCGGCTTCGCGGGACCGTACGCGATCGGCTGGATCAGCGAGACCACGGGGTCGGCGGTGTGGGGCCTGCTCCTCATCTCGGGGCTCACGCTGCTCGGGGCGACGATCGCCTTCGTGCTGAGTCGCCGGGCGGACTTCACCGTCCCGGCTGCGCTGCGCGACGCCGCCGAGACCACCTCGGTGCGGCGGAAGAGGAGCAGATCGTGA
- a CDS encoding hydroxyacid dehydrogenase, whose translation MTFGTSAPTVVAVVSAELFAEFFSPDDAARLEAVAARLGGTFVRVDRLADAVLDEARVVVTSWGVGPFDHAVLATLPKLELIAHTGATIKPFATDALFDRGVRVTQAGAGMARSVAEVSLTFTLALLHRVPEMHDALRAGDGWWDAEAVGVQHEILGAPIAVIGASRTGRAYLDLLRALGAQPLLVDPTLDAAEAASLGAELVALDEALRRAQIVAVHAPTLPETHHLIGARELALMPDGAGLVNTARSWLVDEAALLAELRRRRLSAAIDVFDEEPLPAGSPFRSAPRVLLTPHRAAGTREGRLRQGRIVADELDAFAAGDPLEHAVDRAQLASMA comes from the coding sequence ATGACCTTCGGCACGAGCGCTCCGACCGTGGTCGCGGTCGTCTCCGCCGAGCTGTTCGCCGAGTTCTTCTCGCCCGACGATGCGGCCCGCCTGGAGGCCGTCGCGGCGCGGCTCGGCGGGACGTTCGTGCGGGTGGACCGGCTCGCGGATGCGGTGCTCGACGAGGCGCGCGTCGTGGTGACGAGCTGGGGCGTGGGTCCTTTCGACCACGCGGTCCTCGCCACCCTCCCGAAGCTCGAGCTCATCGCGCACACCGGGGCCACGATCAAGCCGTTCGCGACCGACGCGCTGTTCGACCGGGGTGTGCGGGTGACGCAGGCCGGCGCGGGGATGGCCCGGTCGGTGGCGGAGGTGTCGCTGACCTTCACGCTCGCCCTGCTGCACCGGGTGCCGGAGATGCACGACGCGCTGCGCGCCGGTGACGGCTGGTGGGACGCGGAGGCCGTCGGGGTGCAGCACGAGATCCTCGGCGCGCCCATCGCGGTCATCGGCGCCTCCCGGACCGGGCGCGCGTACCTCGACCTACTGAGGGCGCTCGGCGCCCAGCCGCTGCTCGTCGACCCCACCCTCGACGCGGCCGAGGCGGCGTCCCTCGGGGCGGAGCTCGTGGCGCTCGATGAGGCGCTCCGTCGCGCGCAGATCGTCGCGGTGCATGCCCCGACCCTGCCGGAGACGCATCACCTGATCGGTGCGCGGGAACTCGCCTTGATGCCGGACGGCGCGGGTCTGGTGAACACGGCGCGCTCGTGGCTCGTCGACGAGGCGGCCCTGCTCGCCGAGCTGCGCCGCCGACGGTTGAGCGCCGCGATCGACGTGTTCGACGAAGAGCCCCTGCCCGCCGGCAGTCCCTTCCGATCGGCACCGCGCGTGCTGCTCACTCCGCACCGCGCGGCCGGGACCAGGGAGGGCCGGCTGCGGCAGGGGCGGATCGTCGCGGACGAGCTCGACGCCTTCGCCGCGGGGGATCCCCTCGAACACGCCGTCGACCGCGCCCAGCTCGCTTCGATGGCATGA
- a CDS encoding phosphotransferase, with protein sequence MARLDWTQLPPALRARVEEFAGSPVARAQSQDGGFSAGLASRLSFADGRRLFVKAVQESAEGTFALYVREAEVLGAIPRSLPAAHLVHAFTADGWAVLLIEDVEGRHPERSATSPDTAHVLDAIAALATAPARRTLPRLADELHEDSGSWRRLEEAGLLETTTPWCAQNVDLLRMAAERVGTAVAGDQLLHADLRADNILIDASGRARLLDWPWAARGAGWEDALLYLLDLRVEDPAAEVGPLLGHPAFAGSTTEDHIALLSAAGGAWFEKCRLPAPDGMTTLRDFQRREAVIAADWIAALVR encoded by the coding sequence ATGGCGCGCCTCGACTGGACTCAGCTCCCTCCCGCTCTCCGAGCCCGGGTCGAGGAGTTCGCCGGTTCCCCGGTGGCACGGGCGCAGTCGCAGGACGGCGGCTTCTCCGCGGGCCTGGCCTCACGGCTGAGCTTCGCCGACGGACGGCGGCTGTTCGTCAAGGCGGTGCAGGAGTCCGCGGAAGGCACGTTCGCGCTCTACGTGCGGGAGGCCGAGGTGCTCGGCGCGATCCCCCGCTCCCTCCCCGCCGCACACCTCGTCCACGCCTTCACCGCGGACGGGTGGGCGGTGCTTCTCATCGAAGACGTCGAGGGTCGTCACCCGGAGCGCTCCGCCACCTCCCCCGACACCGCACATGTCCTGGACGCGATCGCCGCCCTGGCCACCGCCCCGGCGCGTCGCACGCTTCCCCGCCTCGCCGACGAGCTGCACGAGGACTCCGGGTCCTGGCGACGGCTGGAGGAGGCCGGGCTCCTGGAGACGACCACGCCGTGGTGCGCGCAGAACGTCGACCTCCTCCGCATGGCGGCGGAACGAGTGGGCACCGCCGTCGCAGGCGATCAGCTCCTGCACGCCGACCTCCGGGCGGACAACATCCTCATCGACGCCTCCGGCCGGGCGCGCCTGCTCGACTGGCCGTGGGCGGCCCGCGGCGCGGGGTGGGAAGACGCCCTTCTCTACCTGCTCGACCTCCGCGTCGAGGACCCCGCGGCTGAGGTCGGCCCCCTGCTCGGTCACCCGGCCTTCGCCGGGTCCACCACGGAGGACCACATCGCCCTCCTGTCCGCCGCGGGCGGCGCCTGGTTCGAGAAGTGCCGTCTTCCCGCGCCGGACGGGATGACGACGCTTCGCGACTTCCAGCGCCGGGAGGCGGTCATCGCCGCCGACTGGATCGCCGCGCTCGTCCGCTGA
- a CDS encoding dihydrodipicolinate synthase family protein, with translation MTDAAARTATVPSLRPEAAATLARGAVIPAHPLALTAERTLDERRQRALSRYYLDAGAGGLAVGVHTTQFEIRDPDHALFEPVLALAAEEMDARDDATLVRIAGVAGDTAQAVAEAELARSLGYDAVLVSPRVAGADERALLDRARAVGEVLPLVGFYLQTAIGGPVLDREFWREFAAIPSVVAVKAAPFDRYRTLELVRGVAASGRADEIALYTGNDDAIVADLLSEFHVDSPSGRRTLRFVGGLLGQWAVGTHAAVALLERVHRSLAGDAEAYREVGRRASDMVDVNQAVFDPGNDFHGVIAGVHEMLRQQGLLEGIWCLDPAEGLSPGQAEEIARVRRAYPELNDDAFIAENLEAWLR, from the coding sequence ATGACCGACGCCGCTGCGCGGACGGCGACCGTGCCGTCGCTGCGCCCTGAGGCCGCTGCGACCTTGGCCCGCGGCGCCGTGATCCCGGCCCATCCGCTCGCCCTCACCGCAGAGCGCACGCTCGACGAGCGGCGGCAGCGGGCGCTGTCCCGCTACTACCTCGACGCCGGGGCCGGCGGTCTCGCCGTCGGCGTGCACACGACGCAGTTCGAGATCCGCGACCCCGACCACGCGCTCTTCGAGCCGGTGCTCGCGCTGGCCGCGGAGGAGATGGACGCCCGCGACGACGCGACCCTCGTGCGCATCGCCGGAGTGGCGGGCGACACCGCGCAGGCGGTCGCCGAGGCGGAGCTCGCGCGTTCCCTCGGCTACGACGCCGTGCTGGTCAGTCCCCGCGTCGCGGGTGCGGACGAGCGTGCCCTGCTCGACCGCGCCCGCGCCGTCGGCGAGGTGCTGCCGCTGGTCGGCTTCTACCTGCAGACCGCGATCGGCGGACCGGTGCTCGACCGCGAGTTCTGGCGCGAGTTCGCCGCGATCCCGTCCGTCGTCGCGGTGAAGGCGGCGCCCTTCGACCGCTACCGCACGCTGGAGCTCGTGCGGGGCGTGGCCGCCTCGGGCCGCGCCGACGAGATCGCGCTGTACACGGGCAACGACGACGCGATCGTCGCCGATCTGCTCTCCGAGTTCCACGTGGACTCCCCGTCCGGACGCCGCACCCTGCGGTTCGTCGGCGGGCTGCTGGGCCAGTGGGCGGTCGGCACGCACGCGGCGGTCGCGCTGCTGGAGCGGGTCCACCGGTCCCTCGCGGGCGACGCGGAGGCCTACCGCGAGGTGGGACGCCGTGCCTCGGACATGGTGGACGTGAACCAGGCCGTGTTCGACCCGGGCAACGACTTCCACGGCGTCATCGCCGGGGTGCACGAGATGCTCCGCCAGCAGGGGCTTCTCGAGGGCATCTGGTGCCTCGACCCGGCCGAGGGCCTCTCCCCGGGACAGGCGGAGGAGATCGCCCGCGTCCGGCGGGCGTACCCGGAGCTCAACGACGACGCGTTCATCGCCGAGAACCTCGAGGCCTGGCTGCGATGA